Sequence from the Chelonoidis abingdonii isolate Lonesome George chromosome 1, CheloAbing_2.0, whole genome shotgun sequence genome:
GTCGGGCTTGGCCCGGTTCTGGTACATCTTCCCCTTGAGCTGCGCCTGGGAGAGGTATTTATAACGGGCATCCCCTGGGAACGtccttttctccttttcctcctcctcctcttcctcgtgCTGTGAGGGTGCCTCCTTCCCAGGCGGGGAGTCGAAACTCCTCCTGTCCACGAGGGAGTTCTCCTCCAGGTGGCTCTTCTCAGCCTCCGAGAGGGCGGCGTTGATGCAGCTGAAGAGGGACTCGGCTTTGTACAGCTTGAGGGACAGGCCTGTCTGCACGGCGCAGGccaccaggagcagcagcatgagTCTGGTGGGTGACATGGTTCCCCCCTGAGGctcaggagagggagagaaggcagagaaggcagAAACGTAGGTGAGGGTCATTAGTATTAATAACGGTGTATCCTCAGGGCACATGGGCGCTGATTCCatggctgccctggggctgcagcagccacggaaaaaaaccatgggtgcttagcacccactggcaggccCCACCgatcagcttccccccacccagcgCCTTCTGCCTGCTGgcggccctgccaatcagctctgctccctccggatcagctgttcagtggcaggcaggaggcgctggggggaaggggcagagagaggacagggcaagct
This genomic interval carries:
- the UCN3 gene encoding urocortin-3; the protein is MSPTRLMLLLLVACAVQTGLSLKLYKAESLFSCINAALSEAEKSHLEENSLVDRRSFDSPPGKEAPSQHEEEEEEEKEKRTFPGDARYKYLSQAQLKGKMYQNRAKPDRRTKFTLSLDVPTNIMNILFDIAKAKNLRAKAAANAHLMAQIGRRK